One Aegilops tauschii subsp. strangulata cultivar AL8/78 chromosome 7, Aet v6.0, whole genome shotgun sequence genomic window carries:
- the LOC141028074 gene encoding uncharacterized protein, with protein MQGGCIADIGSCGTGFDSASGSVRTKKFRTKGSELTDRKGEKNKAMPRAPSICCSSIDEALSFSSRARCNKRLVLFPSREPRERPAPRRAKLIFKTGSSGALKRAGPLKGRLLCERSSESTRVLQTKGVYNWGAAQLFCWRDRMEFFTKFETKEKIKVSL; from the coding sequence ATGCAAGGAGGATGTATAGCTGATATAGGATCTTGTGGAACTGGATTTGATTCTGCAAGCGGTTCGGTACGAACGAAGAAATTTCGAACAAAAGGATCGGAACTCACTGATAGGAAAGGAGAGAAAAACAAAGCAATGCCAAGAGCTCCGTCAATCTGCTGTTCATCGATAGACGAAGCTCTCTCTTTTTCATCTCGTGCCAGATGTAACAAAAGATTAGTCCTTTTTCCTTCTCGCGAACCACGGGAGCGCCCAGCGCCTAGAAGAGCAAAGCTCATTTTCAAAACAGGGTCAAGCGGCGCATTAAAAAGGGCTGGCCCGTTAAAAGGACGCTTACTTTGCGAACGAAGTTCAGAATCAACAAGGGTTCTCCAAACGAAGGGAGTGTACAACTGGGGCGCAGCCCAACTTTTTTGTTGGAGAGATAGAATGGAGTTCTTCACGAAGTTCGAGACAAAGGAAAAAATCAAAGTTTCTCTATAG